Below is a window of Haloterrigena alkaliphila DNA.
GCGTCAGTGGCGCTGGCGTCTGTGGCGGCATCGCCGTCGGTGCCCGCTGCATCGCCCGGATCAGCCATAGACCAGCCTCCAGAGGGCGCCCATCGTCAGCGCCGCGCCGACCGCCGTGTTGATCGCGGGGAACCACCAGTAGGCGCGGTCGACCGCGACGCTCGAGGTGACGATGGCCGCGACGAGCGCTGGGTAGACGAGCATGAGCGCGCCCAGTCGGAGGTCGAGGGCGGCGAACGCGGTGGCGGCCGCGAGCCAGCAGGCGCCGCAGTAGGCGTAAGTCCGGCGCTCGCCCAGCACCGTCGCGGTCGTCCGGATCCCGGTTTCGCGGTCGGGATCGATGTCGGGAATCGCCGAAAACGTGTGCATCCCCATCGCCCACAGCCAGCCGCCGAGGACGGCCAGCAGGGGCGGCTGGCTCCCCGCGACGGCGGCGTAGGCCGCCGCGCCGGGCGCGATGTAGAGCCCGTTCGAGACCGAGTCCAACAGGGGCGTGGTCTTGAACCGGACCGGCGGGGCGCTGTAGGCCGCGCCGAGGACGAGGAAGACGGCGATCCAGGGCCACGCCGCCGACGGCACGAGCGGAAGGATCGCCAGCGGGAGGACGGCACACAGCGCCACGGCGACGGGAACGATCCGCTGGCCGCGGTAGCGGGCCTCCCGCTCCTCCTTCTTGGGATTCGCCGCGTCGATCTCACGATCGTAGACGTCGTTGATCCCGTAGAGGAAGACGTTGGCCGGCAGGAGGAAGTAGGCGAACAGGACGGCCGCTTCTGGCGCGAACAGGTCGCCCACGCTCTCGGCGGCGTACGCGACGCCCACGAGGACCGGCCCGGCGAGGTAGAGCCAGAACCGCGGCCGCGAGAGGGTCAACAGATACGAGAGGCGGTCGCCGAGGCGCTCGTCGCTCGAGGACGCCGAATCCGCTGTCGAGGACGTCGAATCCCTGGTCATGGAAGTGCGTGAGGCCGTCGGGGCGCATCGCGGGGGTTCGAGGCGATCACCGTTTCGTCGGTCGGCCGTAGTCCTCGAGGACCTTCTCGGCTGTCAGTTCGCCGCTGATGAGACACATCGGGACGCCGATACCGGGCGTGGTGTCCCCGCCGACGAAGTAGAGCCCGTCGGTCCCCTTCGCGCGGTGGGGCGGCCGGAACAGGGCCGTCTGGCGGAGCGTGTGTGCCAGTCCGAGCGCCGTCCCGTCGTAGCTGTTGTACCGATCGGCGAAGTCCTCGATGCAGAAGCGCTCCTCGAGGACGATCCGGTCGCGGAGGTCGGTGCCGGTGTTGGCCGCGATATCCGCGAGGATCTCGTCCCGGTACTCGTCGCGGATCTCGAGGGTGTCCTCGAGGCCGGGCGCGACGGGGACGAGGACGAACAGCGCGCTGTGGCCCTCGGGAGCGACGTCGTCGTCCGTTTTCGACGGCACGCAGCAGTAGTAGGCCGGGTCGTCGGGCCACTCCGGGTCCTCGAAGATCTGATCGAAGTGGTCCTGCCAGTCGGTCGGGAGGACGAGCGTGTGGTGGGCCAGGTCGTCGACCGACCCCTCGACGCCGAGATACAGCAGAAACGCGGAGGGTGCGTAGGTCCGCCGCTCCCAGTAGTCGGCGTCGTAGCCGCGCCGCTCGGGCGGGAGCAGGTCCTGCTCCGTGTGCGCGTAGTCGGCGTTGCTCACGACCAGATCGGGTCTGAGCGGCCCCGCCGGGGTCTCGACGAGGAACGCGCCCTCGCGGCCCTTGATCGCCGTCACGGGGCGGTTCGTGTCGTACTCGACGCCCAGTTCGCGACCGACTTCGGCCACGGCGTCGACGACGGCGCCGATCCCGCCCTCGGGATACCAGACGCCGAGGTTGAAATCGACGTGGCTCATCAGGTTGTACAGCGCCGGCGTGTTCTCGGGGGAGCCGCCGAGGAACACCAGCGTGTACTGCATGATCTGCTGGAGCTTCGGGTGGTCGAAGTAGTCCTCGACGTGGCCCTGCATCGACCCCAGCAACGAGAGCCCGCGCGCCTGCCGGGCCACGTCGCGGTCGACGTAGTCGCGCAGGCGGGTGCGGTCCTCGTAGACGAAGTGTTCCAT
It encodes the following:
- a CDS encoding prenyltransferase is translated as MTRDSTSSTADSASSSDERLGDRLSYLLTLSRPRFWLYLAGPVLVGVAYAAESVGDLFAPEAAVLFAYFLLPANVFLYGINDVYDREIDAANPKKEEREARYRGQRIVPVAVALCAVLPLAILPLVPSAAWPWIAVFLVLGAAYSAPPVRFKTTPLLDSVSNGLYIAPGAAAYAAVAGSQPPLLAVLGGWLWAMGMHTFSAIPDIDPDRETGIRTTATVLGERRTYAYCGACWLAAATAFAALDLRLGALMLVYPALVAAIVTSSVAVDRAYWWFPAINTAVGAALTMGALWRLVYG
- a CDS encoding phytoene desaturase family protein; its protein translation is MQSLAGESVVVIGAGIGGLSTACYLADAGADVRVVEKNEQVGGRASRLERDGFRFDMGPSWYLMPDVFERFFGDFDRTPSDYYELTHLDPHYRIFFKDDDRVDVTPDLERTKRVFEAYEDGAGEALERYLEKSRENYEVGMEHFVYEDRTRLRDYVDRDVARQARGLSLLGSMQGHVEDYFDHPKLQQIMQYTLVFLGGSPENTPALYNLMSHVDFNLGVWYPEGGIGAVVDAVAEVGRELGVEYDTNRPVTAIKGREGAFLVETPAGPLRPDLVVSNADYAHTEQDLLPPERRGYDADYWERRTYAPSAFLLYLGVEGSVDDLAHHTLVLPTDWQDHFDQIFEDPEWPDDPAYYCCVPSKTDDDVAPEGHSALFVLVPVAPGLEDTLEIRDEYRDEILADIAANTGTDLRDRIVLEERFCIEDFADRYNSYDGTALGLAHTLRQTALFRPPHRAKGTDGLYFVGGDTTPGIGVPMCLISGELTAEKVLEDYGRPTKR